From Streptomyces sp. TLI_105, the proteins below share one genomic window:
- a CDS encoding bifunctional 4-hydroxy-2-oxoglutarate aldolase/2-dehydro-3-deoxy-phosphogluconate aldolase: MTTPYDGLRAALDAVPVIAILRSTSADRFAEVTDTLRASGVRAAEFTLTTPGALDALREYAADAPPGLALGAGTVTTPAEAHAAVEAGATYLITPTTSTEVIAEAVRLDVPVLPGAYTPTEILTAWRAGATMVKLFPAATGGPEYLKAVRAPLPDVPLVPTGGIGAADAPAYLAAGATALGVGSPLVGDACEGGSLAALTERAAAFLEGIRA, encoded by the coding sequence ATGACCACCCCGTACGACGGGCTGCGTGCCGCACTGGACGCCGTCCCCGTCATCGCGATCCTCCGCTCCACCTCCGCCGACCGCTTCGCCGAAGTCACCGACACCCTCCGGGCGTCCGGTGTCCGTGCCGCCGAGTTCACGCTCACCACCCCCGGCGCGCTCGACGCCCTCCGCGAGTACGCCGCCGACGCCCCGCCCGGACTCGCCCTCGGCGCCGGCACGGTCACCACTCCCGCCGAGGCGCACGCGGCCGTCGAGGCCGGGGCCACCTACCTCATCACCCCGACCACCTCCACCGAGGTCATCGCCGAGGCCGTCCGTCTGGACGTCCCGGTGCTGCCCGGCGCGTACACGCCGACCGAGATCCTCACCGCCTGGCGGGCGGGCGCCACGATGGTGAAGCTCTTCCCCGCGGCCACCGGCGGACCGGAGTACCTCAAGGCCGTCCGCGCCCCGCTGCCCGACGTCCCCCTCGTGCCGACCGGGGGCATCGGCGCCGCCGACGCCCCCGCCTACCTCGCCGCCGGGGCCACCGCCCTGGGCGTCGGCAGCCCCCTCGTCGGGGACGCCTGCGAGGGCGGCTCGCTCGCGGCCCTCACCGAGCGCGCCGC